Within Claveliimonas bilis, the genomic segment GTCCGGATTATAGTGTCCAACAGGAGTTGAAATATAAAATCCCTTTGGTAGCTTTACATATACGGCAACATCCATATTAGTATCCAGATCTGTAGCAAAGTCTCGTTCGTTGGTTGAGTCATATACAATATGATCATACAGGTGCTTCTGTGCCTTCATGGCATTCACACCCAGTTTTCCTTTGATAGACGGATCGGTAAAGATATCCGTTCCATACCGTTCATCAAGAACATTATAAGTAATATGCTCAATGATTGCCGTAGCTTTCTGATCATTAATCAACTGAGCGGCTTTTGTAATAAATTCCTCCGGATTATCCTTGAACTGATCAAACACAAACGGTTGTATACCCTGAAGAATTGTAATAATTGCCTTACGCGTCAGCCCTGTTTCGTCTACCAGTTTTCCGATTAGATCATATTTCACATTAGGATTGGCAGCAACACTTACTCTATAGTTTCCGGATTCTTCCTTCACAAACGAGGCTCCTGCAACCAGGTCTTCTTTTGATTTAATGGTGTCCATTACACCAGTCTCGACTTTAAAATAAATCTTCGCAACACGGAGTTTGGAATCCAGACACGCAATTGACTTCTTTATGAGCTCATCCGTATCGAAATCCACTACATAAACAGACTTTGCGTTGATCTTTGACCACAGTGCCTTAAATTCCTTACTATTAAGTTTTTCATCATCTACCTGAAGCTCCACGTTGTTACTGCGGGCATTCTCCGGCAACATAGCCTTACTGTCATAAATAGAATCTATAATTCCAATTACATCCACAGAAAAATCCTTTGCTTCTTCAGCAATCTTTATCTCACCATTAGCTTTATCTTCATAATATTTATCTGTAAGCTCTCCAATCTTATTAATATAACCATTTACGATCAAATCAAAGTGAATGGCAGATGCAACATCTCTTGTAATAACAAATTCATTACCTTTATCATCCTTAACGACATGATTAATAAAAAGCTCCTGTGTAACCTTTTTAGGCCTGTCGGCTACTGCTTCAGCCATTTCTGTCTGTAAGCCCTTAACAAAGGAATCATAGCTCTCACTTGCTATGACAGTCAGAACATTTACATTGTGAACATCATTTCCAAGAGCATTGATATCCATACGTTCACCATACTGGTTAACACACAAACGAAGTCCACGACCAATCTCCTGACGTTTACGAACATCACTATTGCTTTGCTTCAATGTACAGATCTGAAATACATTCGGATTGTCCCAACCTTCACGCAAAGCGGAGTGTGAAAAGATGAATCTTACTGGAGACTTTTTCGGGTCTCTTTCCAACAAAAGCTCCTTATTCTTCATAATCAGCTCATATGCACTAACATCGTCAGAAGTAGTCTCTTTTCTACCAACCTTTGAATTGATCATCTTTCCTTTGCCATCCACAGAAAAGTATCCTGCATGAGTTTTTTCCACTGGAATTGCTTTCAGATACTGTAGATAATCATCTTCGCCTAATATCAGCTGCCAATTGTTTAGAATATCTTCGTATTCCTCTTCAAACATCGTCGCATACTTACCGTTCATAGGGTAATTGGCAGCATCATACTTACGATAATTTTCAACCTCATCAATAAAAAATAAAGACAATACTTTGATTCCCTTATAAAACAGCTGACGCTCCCTCTGCAAATGAGAAAGAATCGTCTCCCTAATCTGAATTCTGCGGAGCTGATCTTCGTCTACAGCGCCGACCACATCTCCGGCATAAATCTTAATTCCGTTGATGAATTCGACAAAATCATCACGCCCGTCTATATGGCTGACAACAAATCCATTCTTATATTCTTCAAGCCCGTTTGAATAATTATAAAGATTATCTCCTTCCTTAACTATTTTGCTCTTTTTCTTCGCTTGACCGCTGGCCATCTTCATTTCAAACTGGAGTGTGGCAGTCGGATCACCTTTTGAAAGATTGATGCTTTCAAGATAAAGATAACTGTCCGTAGCGGTGCTGCCGGTCTCAGAAATACCTTTAACTACAATCTTCTTAACCAGACGCTTGTTATATGCCTCCAAAGCATCCAGACGATAAACCATGTTATAGACGCTGTCGCTCTTATGAGTAGCTGAATACCTAAGTGTAAGCATTGGATTAAACTGCTTCAGATTTTTCTTGGTCTGCTTACCTTCTACCGACTGAGGCTCATCTATGATCATAATCGGATTTGTCTTTGCAATGATATCAATCGGTCTACGTGAGC encodes:
- a CDS encoding type III restriction-modification system endonuclease is translated as MRIQYKHQKFQADAARAVVEVFTGQPYLTPTYMMDRGINYQQSLTDDIDFTGWSNQKIVPELNDQLILDNLQKIQRANQITPSKKLEGRSEGFNLTIEMETGVGKTYTYIKTMYELNRAYGWSKFIIVVPSIAIREGVYKSFEMTQEHFAEEYGKKIRFFIYNSKQLAEIDRFASDGSINVMIINSQAFNAKGKDARRIYMKLDEFRSRRPIDIIAKTNPIMIIDEPQSVEGKQTKKNLKQFNPMLTLRYSATHKSDSVYNMVYRLDALEAYNKRLVKKIVVKGISETGSTATDSYLYLESINLSKGDPTATLQFEMKMASGQAKKKSKIVKEGDNLYNYSNGLEEYKNGFVVSHIDGRDDFVEFINGIKIYAGDVVGAVDEDQLRRIQIRETILSHLQRERQLFYKGIKVLSLFFIDEVENYRKYDAANYPMNGKYATMFEEEYEDILNNWQLILGEDDYLQYLKAIPVEKTHAGYFSVDGKGKMINSKVGRKETTSDDVSAYELIMKNKELLLERDPKKSPVRFIFSHSALREGWDNPNVFQICTLKQSNSDVRKRQEIGRGLRLCVNQYGERMDINALGNDVHNVNVLTVIASESYDSFVKGLQTEMAEAVADRPKKVTQELFINHVVKDDKGNEFVITRDVASAIHFDLIVNGYINKIGELTDKYYEDKANGEIKIAEEAKDFSVDVIGIIDSIYDSKAMLPENARSNNVELQVDDEKLNSKEFKALWSKINAKSVYVVDFDTDELIKKSIACLDSKLRVAKIYFKVETGVMDTIKSKEDLVAGASFVKEESGNYRVSVAANPNVKYDLIGKLVDETGLTRKAIITILQGIQPFVFDQFKDNPEEFITKAAQLINDQKATAIIEHITYNVLDERYGTDIFTDPSIKGKLGVNAMKAQKHLYDHIVYDSTNERDFATDLDTNMDVAVYVKLPKGFYISTPVGHYNPDWAIAFHEGSMKHIYFVAETKGSMNSMQLRLIEESKIHCAREHFKSISNGNVVYDVVDSYTSLMEKVMK